The region ACTTTGCCGCGCACGCATACTCGATCACCGGCTACAGCGGCGGCGGCAAGAAAATGATTGCCGACTACGAAGCCGGCGGCAACGACAAGCTCAAAAGCCCGCGCCCGTACGCACTCGGCCTCACGCACAAGCATCTGCCTGAAATGGCGGCGCATACGGGCCTGAAGGCGGCGCCGGTGTTCACGCCAATCGTCGGCGACTTCTACAAGGGTCTCGCGGTCACCACCTTCTTCTCGCCGAACCAGCTGGCCAAGAAGACCGCGCCGCAAGACGTGCAGGCGCTGTTCGCCGAGTACTATGCGGGCGAGGCGTTCATGCACGTCGCTCCGTTCGACGCGGACACGAGCCTCGACGGCGGCTTCTTCGACGTACAAGCGAACAACGACACCAACCGTGTCGATCTGTTCGTGTTCGGCAACGAAGAGCGCTTCGTGACCGTCGCGCGCCTCGATAACCTGGGCAAGGGCGCGTCGGGTGCAGCGATCCAGTGCATGAACCTCGCAATCGGCGCCGCCGAAGAAACCGGCTTGAAACGCTGAGCGAGTTCGACATATAGACGGCATCCGCTGTCAATCCGCTTAAAAAGCCGGTCTTTTCAGACCGGCTTTTCTGTTTTAAAACCCTACCCTTAGAATTCCTCTTTTTCAGTTAATCAGTAGTTGCCCGCATTACTTTAAAAAGAAAAATCGGACCTCTCACCAACTGCCGGTAATTCATTCCTCGAATTGACCCGCACAGCATCGTTTTCCGCATAGGGAAACTCCGGATTTTTTCGCGAACGGTCGTTCGAAGATGATAGAGCCATTTTGCCGTACCGCTTACCTGACAAGGGTATGCGGCGAAGCAACGGTACCGCTGTCGAAGCCAAAATTCCTTTTTTGTTTAAAAGAGCCGCGAGGTCGCACGCAGTATGCGTCCGGCAAAAATCGCGCTGTTTGAATCAACCTTTTTAGACGGCTCATTCAATTGACAGGCAATTAACGCGCAGCGAAATTAGTTCGCACAATTACAGGAAGGGAGACAGCGGTATGTCGTACGCCATTACACGAGGCCTGGCGATGGCCATTGCCACGGCCCCATTCCTCATCGCTTGCGGTGGCGGCAAGGCGGACAATCCCGGCACGATCAGTGCGCCGCAATGCTCGGGCTCGGGCTCGAGCTGCAGCGTGCAAGGTCCGCCGACTTCGAATGCCGGTCCTGCCGCGCTATGTCCGGCGACTGCCGACATCGTTAAAACAACGTATCTCGGTGGTGCGGGTAGCGGCGAGATCGTGCAGGTGAACATTGACGCGACCGCGATGACGTACACGCTGAAGTGGCTTGAGTCACCGATTCCGTTGCGCACGGGTCAGGTCACACCGACGCGCGCGGGTACGCAGATCACGGGCGCGGTCATCCACCCGCCGACCGGCGCACTGCCGACCGCCGAGCAGACGCGCTGCGCCTTCATTCTCGGCGCGGGTACAGGTACCGGCGTCGGCGACGGTCAGCCTTATACGACACCCGACTTCGTCAACAATCCGAATCCCCCGATGATCCTTGTCGGCCAGGGCGTGGCCGGGGGCGGGATCCCGGGGGCGACCGTGCAGTTCGCTGGAGTCCTGACCTTCGGCGCCGTACCTAGCCGGCATTTCGACTTCTATCCGTTCCTCGGCTTTGCCAGCACCACGACGGACATCACCAAGCTGGTGGGTACCTACAACGCTCTGCTCTACCACCTTTCGCCGACCGCCAACTACGAGACTGTCGCAACCAATTCGGTGGAGACGTTCGACGCAAGCGGCAATTGCACCTCGCCGAGTTCGAGCGGCTGCCTGAGCACCGGTAATCCGCTCACGCTGAATAGCAACGGCTATTTCGACAGCGCGAAACCACCACAGATCGTGAACGGCGGCAGCCCCGCGCCGTTTCGCACCGACCAATCCGGCACTGCTCACATGATCCTCGGACAGATCAACGGCGCGACGGTGCCGCTCGTGGTCCGCACGGGACATGCCAACCCCAGCCTCCTGGCACTGTCCGTCGACGACGAATCCGGCATCGCGATGCTCGCCGCAGCCACGCCGCTTGCATCGGGTGGCTTTGACGGCGGCTACGTCGGCGCGGACTCGAACTTCAAGAACACCGCAACGTTGATCCAGGGCGCGGTCGGCACGTTCATCAATCCGAGCACCTCGGCGGCGGAAAGCGGCTTCGGTCTGGGTTACGGGCTGCCGAGTCCGGGCCTGGTCGGTGTGCAGGACACCAACGGCAAGACCGGTTTTGCGATTGCATCCGGTGGTCTCTACGCCATCGCAATCCAGGGCACGGAGAACGGCGGCATCACGTCGACATCGGCGAATTCGGACACGCCTGGCGCCCCCTACTTCGGCATCGGAGCCCAGATCAGCAAATAAGGAGCGAAGGACCGGCAATGCGCAGTACGAGACATAAACAGAGCAAAAGGTGGCAGGACTGGGAGCCGGCCACACACAACGAGAAAATTCTGGAGGCGGTATGAAATGGAGAATCCTTTCGGTGCTCGCTCTTGCAGCACCGTTACTGGGGGCGTGCAGTGGTGGCGGCGGTAATGGCGACGGACCGGTGACGGAAGTTCGCCTGTGCCCTTCTTCGCTCGACTACAGCACGGTGTTCACGGGTGGCGGCGGTGACGGCGAACTGGCCAAGCTGCAGATGGACACGACCAAGATGACGTGGCAAGTCAGCTACATCGAGTCGCCGATCCCGGCGACCACCGGCACCGTCGCGCCTACGCGCGCCGGCCAGAGCGCGAGCGGCACGCTGACCCAGGAAACCCTGCTGCCGACCAACAAGCTCAATCAGTGTGCCTTCCGCCTGAACGGCGCAAGCCTCGACCCGAATCGTCCAGCGCGGATTTTTGTCGGCGAAGGCGTGGCCGGCGGCACGATTCCGGGCGCGGAAATCTCCTTCGCCGGGATTCTCGGCGTGGGCGCAGTGCCCGACACCAAGTTCCCGTACTACCCGTTTATCGGTTTCTCGTCGATTGAAACGAACCTCGCGAACGTGGCCGGCACCTACAACCAGCTCGGCTATCACCAGGTTCCGTCGCAAAACTTCGCGCCAGCCACGGTCGATTCGAAGATCACGATCAACGCGGACGGCACATGGACCGAGTGCGACAACTCCGGCGTCAATGCCGGCACGTGCCAGCAGCCGGGCACGAACTTCGTACAGTCGTCTGACGGCAGCGGTGCATTCGAAACCGACAAGTTCCAGGGCCAGGCCAAACCGACGCTCGCCACTACACCCAAGGCTCGCGGCTACATGATCGTCGGCAAACTGCGCAACCAGGTGGTGCCGATCCTGGTGCGAACCGGCGCGGCGAACGCCTCGGTGACGACGCCGGTGAACGGTGAACTCGGGCCGTTTGCGGACGACGAATCGGGCATCTCGATTCTGGCGCCGCAGACCTCGGTCGCGCTGAACTCGCAAAACGGTGAGTACATCGGTGTGGATAGCCAATTCGACTATCGCACCACCGCGCTCGAAGGCACGCAGGCCACGCTGCTCGATCCGTTCAATGCATCGCAGGCATCGCTCGCGACGGCGCTGAATCTGAGCTTCACGCAGACCGTGCCGGGTGTAGTGACGACGACGCAAGTAGGCGCCTCGACCGGCACCACGCCGACCGGAAAGATGATCTTCACGGGCGGCGTGTTCGGCTACCTCGATCTGACCAACGCGGCCTCGCCGTACTTCACGATCGGCGCCTTCGTCCAGTAATGGGCGCAGCACGCGCCGCCGACCCGCAACGAGGCGTTCGTGTCCCGGCTGCTGCGCCCAGCAATGGCGCGGCAGCCGGCGTCCACCGAATATCCAGCGCACCGGCCGGGCAGCCAGGCCGCCGTCGCTCGCCGCGCGCGACGAACGCGACACGCGCCTCAGGAGGAACAACATGAAAAAAATCTTTTTCGCGATACTTGCCGCCTGCCTGTCCGTCAGTGCGTACGCACAACACGCGGGCGACAACGTCGCCGTGCTCGGCTGGTTCCATGTCATGCCGCAGGATTCGAGCACGCCGCTGACCACCACCGTCGCTCCGACGCCGATCAATACGCCGCTGCGTCTGCCGGGCTCATTCACGTCTGCCGGCACCGGGTTGTCGACCAATACTGCCAATACCGCCGGCCTCGTATTCAGCCATTACGTCACCGATCACATCGCCGTGACGACAGTGGCGGGCATACCGCCGGTTTTCAAGCTCTACGGGCACGGCACCGTCAAGCCGCCGGGACCGGCGGGTGCGCTCGGTCAGCAGGATCTGGGCGATCCGCAGGCTAATCCGATCGTGAAGAGCGTGCGCCAGTGGAGCCCGGCGCTGCTGTTCCAGTACTACTTCAATGCGCCCACCGCGAAGTTCCGGCCGTTCTTGGGCGTCGGCGTGTCATATAACTGGTTCTCCGACGTTCAACTGAGCCAGAACTTCATAACATCGACGCAGAACAATCTGGGCGCGGTGCTGGCAGCGGGGGCGGGCAAACCGGGGCAAACGCAGGTGTCGGCGAAGGCGTCGTCGTCCTGGCAACCGGTGTTCAATGCGGGTCTCGCGTACAACATCACCGATCACTGGGGTCTCGTGGCATCGGTCACGTACATTCCGCTGAAAACCACGTCGTCGGTCATCGTCAAGGCGGCAGACGGCACGGAATTGAGTGTGTCGAAGGCGGAGCTAAGCGCCGATCCGATCATCTCGTTCCTGGCCGTCTCCTACAAGTTCTGAGTTCGGCGCAGACGCGACACAGCCGGCCCTCCCGTGGAGGGGGCCAGCCGGCTTTGTCTTATCTGGATGACGCTGGAAATTCAGGGCAAAAAAAAGCCCGCCTAAGTGGGCGGGCTGAATCCATATCAGAGGAGACATGGAGGAGACAAGACGAACTATAGCAAATAGTTTGGTGCGTCGCAACATGCAAATTAGGGTTGACCCTCGGTGTTGTATAGCTGCAACAAACTTTCAGCGCTTCGCGAGCGGCGTTGACTACCACTCGGGAACGCGCCGCTCGCCTAATGGCGCACCAGCGCCGACAGGCAGACGGCCATGGTCGCGCTGGCGCGGCGCAGGCCGTGCGGGGCGCCGTGCGTCGTCACCAGCAGCATGTTCGGACCGGGAATCGCGAAAACGACGAAAACAGTGGCGGCAAACAGCCACCAGGTATGCAGATTCATTTGGATCGGCCCAGAAAAGGATCGGGCGGCAATTATGCCCGCCCACACTTTGAAGCGCGCGCCCGCAAGGACCCGCTCCCGCTCAGCGCCCTGCCCGCCGCGCGGCTACCTGCCCCAGCACCGCGAAGTCTTTCTCGCCGTCGCCATGCGCTACTGCTTCGATCAGACTGTCACGCACGACACTCGCAACCGGCAACGGCGTGTTGACCGCATCAGCGGCCGCCAGCGCCAAACGCACGTCCTTCAATCCGAGGCGCGCCTTGAACAGCGCCGGCTCGTAGCGCTGTTCCGCGATCATCTTGCCGTAGCCCGAATAGACCGGTCCCGGGAACAGACCGCTCGTGATGACGTCGAGGAAATCCTGCATCGCGAGGCCGTGGCCGGTTACAAGCGTGGCGGCCTCGCCGAGCGTCTCGACGGCTGCGCCCAGCATGAAGTTGGCCGCGAGTTTCATCACGTTCGCCTGCTGCGGCAGCGAACCGATGCGCCAGGTTTTCTGGCCGATGGCGTCGAAAATCGGCTGTACGCGGTCGATCGACTCGGCCGGGCCACCAGCCACAATCGTCAGCTTGCCCGCCGCCGCGACGTCGGGGCGCCCCATCACCGGTGCGGCGACGTAATGGACGCCGCGCGAGGCGTGCGCCGTCGCCAGCTCCTCGGCCAGCGCCACCGAGATCGTCGCCATATTCACGTGGATCAAGCCGCGCGGGGCGTGCTCCAGCAGCGACGCGGTGAACACTTCGCGCAGCGCGGTATCGTCGGCAAGCATCGAGAACACGGCGTCGCCAGCAAACGCTTCAGCCGGCGTCGCGACGATCCGCGCACCGGCGTCGGCGAGCGGCTGCGCGCGTTCAGGCGAGCGGTTCCACACGCGCACCTGATGCCCGGCTTTCAAAATGTTTGCAACCATCGCGGCGCCCATCTCGCCGAGACCGATAAAACCGATGTCCATCTGTCGCTCCGTCTTCTAAAGAACTGGAAGTAAAGCACACCCATGCGACACGTGCAGGACAGCACGCAATTAACCACGGTGCGATACTGATGCGATGGTCACCGCGACATTCCGCTTCTACGAGGAGCTGAACGATTTTCTCGCCCGGCCCCTGCGCCGGCGCGCGTTCAGTTACGCCTGCGCGCACGGCGCAACCGCGAAACACATGATCGAAGTGCTCGGCGTGCCGCATACCGAGGTCGAACTCATCCTGGTGAACGGTGCGTCGGTCGGTTTCAATCACCCGCTGTCCGACGGCGATCGCATCGCCGTCTATCCGAAGTTTGAAGCGCTCGACATCCAGCCGCTATTGCGCGTGCGTGAACATCCGCTGCGCGTGGTGCGTTTCATTGCCGATGCGCATCTGGGCGGTCTCGCCCCGCTGCTGCGGCTCGCCGGCTTCAACACGCTCTACGACAACCACTATCCCGACGCCGATATCGAAGCGCTCGCCGCAGCACAACAGCGCATCGTGCTGACGCGCGACCGTGAGCTATTGAAACGCCGCACCATCACGCATGGCTGTTACGTACGAACGCTGCGGCCGCGCGAGCAATTGCGCGAAGTGTTTGAAAGGCTAGATCTGGCCGGCAGCGCGCAGCCGTTCCGTTTGTGCCTGATGTGCAACGCGCCGCTGCGGCGTATCGCCAAAGATGAAGTCGGCGACCGGGCACCCGATGGCGTGCTGGAACGGCATAACCAGTTCGTCACCTGCGACGTGTGCCGGCGCGTGTTCTGGGAAGGCACGCATTGGCAACGAATGCGTGCGCTGATGGACAGCGTGGCCGGCGCGCCGGAACGGCCCGCCTGAACACCGCTCGATGGCTCAAACTCCGCGTGGCCTGAGCACCGCGCCAACGCCGCTCGAGCGCGGAATCGCCGCCGCTGGCTCGACGCGCGGCGCGATGCGTACAATGCGGGATTACTTATCTGGCAGAGGCCTTCCGTATGGCGATGAAAAAGACCGACCTTGAAAAGAACAAGGCACTCAAGCTGAACAACGCGATGAAACTGTCGACCGCCGACCGCTTCGGCAAAGCCGCTGCCGCCGAGCCGAAGCTCGATCGCCGTGAACAGCGCAAGCTCGACCAGGCGCAAGGCCTCGTCGCGTTCGCCTGCAAGCTCAATGGCGACCTGGTCACAGAACTGAAAGAGCGAGCCGCCACGCATCCGGAAGGCATGACCGGACTGTTGAACGAGGTCATCAAGCGCGGCCTCGCGGGCTAGACATCTCCCAAATCCGCCGCCCAATACAAAAAGGCCAGAGCATCTGCTCTGGCCTTTTTGCTGGCGACGTTTAACCGGCACTGCGCTGCACTCGCCGACTAGCGGCGCACAAAACAGAACCGGCCGGGTTCGCCTAGCGAAACCAAGCGTGAGCTTAGTTTTGCGTGCCCTTGTCGTTCGTGCCGGCTGCCGAAGCTGCTGCAGCGACCGGGGCGCGCTTGCCGTGCGTCTTCAGCTTCTTGATGTGGTGCTTCTTCGGCGCGCTAGCAGCAGCTTCCGGCGCTGCTGCGTCCGATGCCTGTGCGAAAGCTTGAACGGAGACCAGCGCGATCGATGCGGCTGCGAGCGAGACGATAACTTTTTTCATGTGTTGTTCCCCAAACCTGGACGACTGAGTCAATGTGAATGAAATAGCTGCACGGTGAAGCAGACGGGGCTTGAGCCGCCTAACCGCTCCCCGCGGGAGAGTATTACGCAGCGTAGGCGGTTTGTCATGCGCAAAACTCGATATGTATTTTCCGGGAGACAACTCCCCTTCGAAAGGCATTCACTCATTAAGCATGCCATATCAGGGAGATTACCTAGCACCTCTCCTAGACCAGGTTTCGCAGCAAACTGGCGGTTTCCTGAAGGGTCGGCAGCACGCGATGCAGCGCGGCATTCGCCGACTCCTGGCCGATCGGCATGCTCACGCTGATCGCCGCCACGACCGAGCCATGCCGATCGCGCAACGGCACCGCAACACCGCGCATGCCCAACTCAAGTTGCTGATCGGTGACGACATAACCATCGCGGCGGATTTCGCCCAGCACTTCGCGCAAGCGCTCGATGGTCGAATATGTATGCGGCGTGAAAACCTTGATCTCATAGGACGCCAGCCACTGCTCGATGCTTTCCTGCGCCTGGAAGGCCAGCAGGACCAAACCCGCGGACGACAACGGCGCGCTCGCCCGCGAGCCCAGCACGAAACCGACCGCCATCGCCCGGTTCACGCCGTTGCGTGCAACATAGACCACGTCGTGTTCGTCGAGAATCGCGACCAGCGCGGTTTCCTGCACGGTCGCGGTGATGCGCTGAAGAAACGGCTGCACAGTGCGCGGCAAGCGCGCCGAATCCAGATACGATTGGCCGAGCCGCAATACGCGCGGCGCGAGCCAGAACAGCTTGCCATCGGTATCCACATAGCCGAGTTCGCGCAGCGTCAGCAGATAACGGCGCGCCGCCGTACGCGAGAGCCCGGCGCGGGCGGCCACCATGGTCGGCGTCATGCGCGCGTGCTCTTCGTCGAATGCTTCGATGATCGCCAGCGCCTTGGCGGCTCCAGCGATCCAGTCTTTCTCGTCCATTGCGTCTGCCTGAAAGTCAGTCGGCCCGGTGAGTGAGTGATGTCTTGAGTCGTCTGGCTATTGCGCGATTATCGCGCGAATCGGGCACCGCATAACCGGCCACGAGCGACGGCCGCACCACGACCAGCGGCAAGTGCGGATACGTGCTGCACAGCAGGCGTTCGACTTCCGCGAACTCCTTGCAGGAACGTCAGATCGTCGAAACATCGATCCGGATAGAATCGGCGCTTGATCGTGGAGACCGCCGATATGAACGAAGCCCCCTCAAGACCAGCGTGCTGCTGATCGAGGACGACGGCCCCCGGCATTCCGCTTGTCGACCGCGGCCGCGTATTCGAACCGTTTCACCGGCTCGATTGCCGCCGTGAACGTCTTGTTAGAACAACCGAACTCGAAAAACTGCCTTTGAAACCTGACACCCGCCAACACCTGCGCGCCAATCTGCTGATGCTGATCGCGGCCGTGATCTGGGGCTCCGCATTCGTCGCACAGCGCCTGAGCCTCGATGCGATCGGACCGTTTCTGTTTACTGGACTGCGTTTCCTGCTCGGCGCGCTGGTCGTGCTGACAATGATCGTCTGCGTGCGGCGCTCCGCGCTTGCGGAATTGTCGAGGCGCGAACCCGGCGGCGCACGCGAACTGCTCGGTGCCGGCGTCCTGCTCGGCGTCGTGCTGTCCGCGTCGATTTCGCTGCAGCAGATCGGCCTGCAATACACGAAGGTTGCTAACGCCGGCTTCATCAGTTCGTTGTATGTGGTGCTTGTGCCACTGCTTGGCGTGCTGTTTCGTCATCAAACGGAATTCGGCACGTGGCTCGGTGCGACGCTCGCTGCGCTCGGCATGTACTTTCTGAGCGTCAACGAGCACTTCTCGATCCTGTACGGCGACTGGTATCAGCTTGCCGGCGCGTTGGTGATTTCCGTACAGATGATGCTGGTGGGCCGCTTCGCGCAGCGGCACGACACACTCATGCTGGCGCTCGTGCAGTTCGTGACTTGCGGGCTCGCCTGTCTGGCCGTCGGCCTCGTGATCGAGCCGGTCAGTCTCGCGGTGATCGAGCGGGCCGCGCCGACGATTCTGTACGGCGGAGCACTGTCGGTGGGCATCGCTTATACGATTCAGGTGGTTGCGCAAAAGTACGCAGCACCCTCGCATGCCGCGGTGATCTTCAGTATGGAAGGTGTTTTCGCCGCGCTCGCCGGGTGGCTTGTACTCGGCGAAACACTGTCGGCGCGCGCGCTATTCGGATGCGCCCTCATGCTCACCGGTTTGATCGTGTGCCAGGTGATGCCTGCCCGGCGGCACAGGAGCGAACGGGATAGCTTGCCTCACGCTTCGTGAAGGTTTAGCGAGTCGCCCGTGTCACCGCCTCAGCTAAGCGGCGCGCGGCTGCGCGAACATCTTGGGCGTATCGGCGGTGGGTGGAAACACGCACCAGCAGCCGTCGTCGTGACGAAAGAAAAAGAGACCGCGCGATCCGGCTTCGAGAGAGGTCTCCACGCGCACATAACGCCTGCCACCCAGACGCGTGCGGCTGAATTCGGTAACGTGAACCGGAACGGCAGGCCCCGGCGCCAGCCATTTCTCGACCAGAAAACGCAGCGATTGTTCGCTTGCGGCTCTCATGATCCGCTCCGGGCAGGCTTGTCGTGACTCGCCTCGCGTGCGGCCTCGTTGTTTTCGTCGCTATCGACGCCATCGTCGTCATGCTCGGAGGATGCGAGCGATATGGCCCGGTTAGTGGCCGCCGCCCGCAGCGTCGTGCAGTGGCTGGCATGTCTGATATCCGAGAGAAGACGGACTAGCTGTCGTGCTGTTCTGCGTTTCATTGCACCCCCCGCACTGCACCAATAACTTCATAAAACACTTTAACTCTATGCCTGGATAGGGCGTTGCTGAAATGGTTTTGACTAAATAGCAACAGTTGCGCTTGCAAAAAAATAGACGCAATCTTTGTACCTTCCAGTTTCAATGTGCGCGTTCGGAGGGACTCCGTCTGTACGGTGGCGAGCGGATCGCATCGACGAAAAAAATCTGATCCGCCACCCCGCCGCATAGGGCTGGATGCGCAAGTTATCCACAATTGCCTATGAATAACTTCGGGATAGCACGCCGGACAGCCTGTGTGCGAAATCTTGATAAGCCGCGGCGCGAGGCAAGCTCAGTCAAAGTTATCCCGGCTTTGTAGTTTTTCTACAGATGTGTTCCGCAGGGTTATGGTTTTCGCATGACATTGATGTGACAGGGGATTTGAGAGTTATCCACAGAACGGGTTAACCCTTGTTAACTACTACTACATACATATACATATAAAGTAAAAGACATAGGATAAGCACCGCTGCGTGATGAGATCGAAGGCTGATCAGGTCTTGATCAGCCTGAACCGCACCAGCATCGACCGATGCTTCACGGCGCCACGCTGGTTCCACTTGCCGGTTGCAGCGAAGCAGCCTTGTCGATTGCGTCAGGCATCTCGGGGAGAGGCGCTGGAGTCGACGCTTGGACCGGCATCGGCAACATGCGCGTCTCGATGCGGCTGTTCGCAACCGGCTGCGTACGCACCACCGTCTGTAAATAATGATCGACGAGTCCGAAGAAGCGATCGTAGAACTTGCCCGACGGAATGGTCTCACTCGAAATTTTGACCATCGCGTCGCTGTTCGAGCGGATCGGCAACGACAACGAACCCAGCACGCTTAGCCCGACGCTCGCCGACGTATCGCTTTTCTTCAGCGCAAAGCCGTTTTGCACAGCATTGACGTAAACGATGCTCGTGTCGCTCGCCTCTTCTCCCGGCGTACACACCACATGAAACTCGACGACGATGTGTGTATCGCCGGTCGGCTGGAAGTTTTTCGTTCCGTCGACGGTATCGGTGCCCGCCATCGTCGTCAGATAACCCTGACTCAGCAGCGCGCGGCGCGCCGCCTCGCAGGTATCCGTGGTGCTCGAGTTGAAGTTTCGGGCGTAAGGGCTCGCGCCCGTTTCGAACAATTCCTGCTGGAATTTCGGCTGCGGGGCACTGCTGCAAGCGGCAAGTGTCAGCAAACCGAGAAGCGAAGCGGCAGTGGCTTTGGAAAACGAGGTGGACATGGTCGATCGGAAGAGGCGCGGCGTGAGCTCGAATGGGGAATGCATTGTAGAGCGGTTGCCAGGTGTGCGAAAAAAGCGCGCAGCGCGTGCCCCACGCCGCCTTACGCGACGCGACGACTCGATCCGCGGCTTCAGTGCGGGAGCACGACAAAGAGGAAAAATAAGAGGAAGCTGCCGCTCAGTGCGCCGTTGCAGGCGATGCGCTTTGCAACGCCGCCGCGCCGTTCACGCCGGGTGCGTTGGCGGCCGGTATCGCAAAAGCGTCGGCCCAGTTGCCCGGCGCCGGGCAACGGTCGGCCTCGCACATCCTGTCTAGTGCGTCCGGACGCGAGGCGACGTCTTGCGGCCCGGCGACGTCGGCGAAATCTTCAATGCGCAAGCTCACCTTCTTCGCGTATGCCTGCGATCCGCCGTAGTTCTTGAGCGCCGCGTTCATGTCGCCGTTCGCCGAGCGCATGTAGCCGTACAGGATCGCCGAACCCACTTCGATGTTGGCGGTCGGCTCAGTGAGGTCCTTGACGTTCCTCAGCAGCCCGCGATGGGAGCCCGGCACCACCTGCATCAACCCGGTCGCGCCGTTGGCGCCCTTGGCCTTTTCCTTGAAGCGGGATTCGATCGAGATGATTGCCAACAGCAGGGCCGGCGGCAGCGAATATTTCGAAGCGGCGGACTGCACCGCGTCCGAAATCTTTTGAGCCTTTTCTTTTGCCAAACCGAATTTCTGCGTCAGATACGCGGCCATGCGGTCATTGTTTTCGTCGGCCGTTGCGGTTTGCATCAGGCCGAGCGAAAGCACGATCAGGCAAAGTAACCGGCTCATAGCGGAGGACGGAAAAGAAAGGGCATTCGCGCATTATAGCTCTGCCCCCAAATGAGGCAGCCGAACGGCCCAAATTCGTCTGATCAAAAGCGG is a window of Paraburkholderia phytofirmans OLGA172 DNA encoding:
- a CDS encoding DMT family transporter, yielding MKPDTRQHLRANLLMLIAAVIWGSAFVAQRLSLDAIGPFLFTGLRFLLGALVVLTMIVCVRRSALAELSRREPGGARELLGAGVLLGVVLSASISLQQIGLQYTKVANAGFISSLYVVLVPLLGVLFRHQTEFGTWLGATLAALGMYFLSVNEHFSILYGDWYQLAGALVISVQMMLVGRFAQRHDTLMLALVQFVTCGLACLAVGLVIEPVSLAVIERAAPTILYGGALSVGIAYTIQVVAQKYAAPSHAAVIFSMEGVFAALAGWLVLGETLSARALFGCALMLTGLIVCQVMPARRHRSERDSLPHAS
- a CDS encoding DUF2957 domain-containing protein, which produces MKWRILSVLALAAPLLGACSGGGGNGDGPVTEVRLCPSSLDYSTVFTGGGGDGELAKLQMDTTKMTWQVSYIESPIPATTGTVAPTRAGQSASGTLTQETLLPTNKLNQCAFRLNGASLDPNRPARIFVGEGVAGGTIPGAEISFAGILGVGAVPDTKFPYYPFIGFSSIETNLANVAGTYNQLGYHQVPSQNFAPATVDSKITINADGTWTECDNSGVNAGTCQQPGTNFVQSSDGSGAFETDKFQGQAKPTLATTPKARGYMIVGKLRNQVVPILVRTGAANASVTTPVNGELGPFADDESGISILAPQTSVALNSQNGEYIGVDSQFDYRTTALEGTQATLLDPFNASQASLATALNLSFTQTVPGVVTTTQVGASTGTTPTGKMIFTGGVFGYLDLTNAASPYFTIGAFVQ
- a CDS encoding NAD(P)-dependent oxidoreductase, producing the protein MDIGFIGLGEMGAAMVANILKAGHQVRVWNRSPERAQPLADAGARIVATPAEAFAGDAVFSMLADDTALREVFTASLLEHAPRGLIHVNMATISVALAEELATAHASRGVHYVAAPVMGRPDVAAAGKLTIVAGGPAESIDRVQPIFDAIGQKTWRIGSLPQQANVMKLAANFMLGAAVETLGEAATLVTGHGLAMQDFLDVITSGLFPGPVYSGYGKMIAEQRYEPALFKARLGLKDVRLALAAADAVNTPLPVASVVRDSLIEAVAHGDGEKDFAVLGQVAARRAGR
- a CDS encoding Mut7-C RNAse domain-containing protein, whose protein sequence is MVTATFRFYEELNDFLARPLRRRAFSYACAHGATAKHMIEVLGVPHTEVELILVNGASVGFNHPLSDGDRIAVYPKFEALDIQPLLRVREHPLRVVRFIADAHLGGLAPLLRLAGFNTLYDNHYPDADIEALAAAQQRIVLTRDRELLKRRTITHGCYVRTLRPREQLREVFERLDLAGSAQPFRLCLMCNAPLRRIAKDEVGDRAPDGVLERHNQFVTCDVCRRVFWEGTHWQRMRALMDSVAGAPERPA
- a CDS encoding DUF2957 domain-containing protein encodes the protein MSYAITRGLAMAIATAPFLIACGGGKADNPGTISAPQCSGSGSSCSVQGPPTSNAGPAALCPATADIVKTTYLGGAGSGEIVQVNIDATAMTYTLKWLESPIPLRTGQVTPTRAGTQITGAVIHPPTGALPTAEQTRCAFILGAGTGTGVGDGQPYTTPDFVNNPNPPMILVGQGVAGGGIPGATVQFAGVLTFGAVPSRHFDFYPFLGFASTTTDITKLVGTYNALLYHLSPTANYETVATNSVETFDASGNCTSPSSSGCLSTGNPLTLNSNGYFDSAKPPQIVNGGSPAPFRTDQSGTAHMILGQINGATVPLVVRTGHANPSLLALSVDDESGIAMLAAATPLASGGFDGGYVGADSNFKNTATLIQGAVGTFINPSTSAAESGFGLGYGLPSPGLVGVQDTNGKTGFAIASGGLYAIAIQGTENGGITSTSANSDTPGAPYFGIGAQISK
- a CDS encoding IclR family transcriptional regulator domain-containing protein; this encodes MDEKDWIAGAAKALAIIEAFDEEHARMTPTMVAARAGLSRTAARRYLLTLRELGYVDTDGKLFWLAPRVLRLGQSYLDSARLPRTVQPFLQRITATVQETALVAILDEHDVVYVARNGVNRAMAVGFVLGSRASAPLSSAGLVLLAFQAQESIEQWLASYEIKVFTPHTYSTIERLREVLGEIRRDGYVVTDQQLELGMRGVAVPLRDRHGSVVAAISVSMPIGQESANAALHRVLPTLQETASLLRNLV
- the argC gene encoding N-acetyl-gamma-glutamyl-phosphate reductase; this encodes MSTKVFVDGQEGTTGLKIFEYLSQRADVEILRIEEAKRKDLEERRRLINASDVTFLCLPDVASRESASLVENDHTVLIDASTAFRTSADWAYGLPELARSQRERLRTAKRIAVPGCHASAFVLAMRPLVEAGVVAPDFAAHAYSITGYSGGGKKMIADYEAGGNDKLKSPRPYALGLTHKHLPEMAAHTGLKAAPVFTPIVGDFYKGLAVTTFFSPNQLAKKTAPQDVQALFAEYYAGEAFMHVAPFDADTSLDGGFFDVQANNDTNRVDLFVFGNEERFVTVARLDNLGKGASGAAIQCMNLAIGAAEETGLKR
- a CDS encoding OmpW/AlkL family protein, producing the protein MKKIFFAILAACLSVSAYAQHAGDNVAVLGWFHVMPQDSSTPLTTTVAPTPINTPLRLPGSFTSAGTGLSTNTANTAGLVFSHYVTDHIAVTTVAGIPPVFKLYGHGTVKPPGPAGALGQQDLGDPQANPIVKSVRQWSPALLFQYYFNAPTAKFRPFLGVGVSYNWFSDVQLSQNFITSTQNNLGAVLAAGAGKPGQTQVSAKASSSWQPVFNAGLAYNITDHWGLVASVTYIPLKTTSSVIVKAADGTELSVSKAELSADPIISFLAVSYKF